A genomic window from Promicromonospora sukumoe includes:
- a CDS encoding PadR family transcriptional regulator, with protein MTQDSRPRSPLAMVLLALLAEEPMHAYRMQRLIKTRRKDDVVNVARSNSVYQSIERLLRDGLIAVHEKQAADAGPARIVYALTPDGSAALRRWMDAALATPAREFPEFRAVLAVVAITGPDLVRDRLAERVTALEVALAEAEREAATAQEWGLPRVLLLEHEHLLVTLRAELGWVRGIVADLRSGALTWDTEEMLASRPPE; from the coding sequence GTGACCCAGGACTCCCGGCCGCGCTCGCCGCTCGCCATGGTGCTGCTCGCGCTGCTCGCGGAGGAGCCGATGCACGCCTACCGCATGCAGCGGCTGATCAAGACCCGGCGCAAGGACGACGTCGTCAACGTGGCCCGCAGCAACAGCGTCTACCAGTCGATCGAGCGGCTGCTGCGCGACGGTCTCATCGCGGTCCACGAGAAGCAGGCGGCCGACGCCGGACCGGCCCGGATCGTCTACGCGCTGACCCCCGACGGGTCCGCCGCCCTGCGCCGCTGGATGGACGCCGCGCTCGCGACGCCGGCGCGCGAGTTCCCCGAGTTCCGGGCGGTGCTGGCCGTCGTCGCGATCACCGGGCCCGACCTGGTGCGCGACCGGCTCGCGGAGCGCGTCACGGCCCTCGAAGTAGCCCTGGCGGAGGCGGAGCGCGAGGCCGCCACCGCCCAGGAGTGGGGCCTGCCGCGGGTGCTCCTGCTGGAGCACGAGCACCTCCTGGTCACCCTGCGCGCGGAGCTGGGCTGGGTGCGCGGGATTGTCGCCGACC
- a CDS encoding FAD-dependent oxidoreductase, whose product MRAIIVGAGITGPVTAMALQKAGIEATVHEAYDRTADGVGAYLTLAPNGLAALQVLDIDHHDLGGFDTPALELRGSGGRVLARLGMGRDDDAGTVSQTVRRSDLYTRLRDEAVRRGISVEYGKRLVDATVVPGAGSRAAGAAGVVGPPGAGAAGVVASFADGTTAEGDLLIGADGLHSRTRAILDPACPPPRYTGLLNTGGYASGVTVDGPRGVFTMTFGKRAFFAYANRGPGDVWWFANVPRAREASADELAAWTPERWRAELERLFADDAGPALELIAATPQVIGPWNTLDLPRVPVWHRGPIGLVGDAAHGISPTSGQGASLAIEDGVLLARFLRDHRDPAEAFAAFEELRRGRVERLIAQAKRTSNQKIPNPLTRVLRDRVILPLVSRAAARSTRDWVTDYRIDWNTPTTPTPTPR is encoded by the coding sequence ATGAGAGCGATCATCGTCGGAGCGGGCATCACCGGACCCGTGACCGCCATGGCCCTGCAGAAGGCCGGCATCGAGGCGACGGTGCACGAGGCCTACGACCGCACCGCGGACGGCGTCGGCGCCTACCTGACCCTGGCCCCGAACGGGCTCGCCGCCCTGCAGGTGCTGGACATCGACCACCACGACCTGGGCGGCTTCGACACGCCCGCGCTGGAGCTGCGGGGGTCCGGCGGCCGCGTCTTGGCGCGCCTCGGCATGGGCCGGGACGACGACGCCGGCACGGTCAGCCAGACCGTCCGGCGCTCCGACCTCTACACCCGGCTCCGGGACGAGGCCGTGCGGCGCGGCATCTCGGTCGAGTACGGCAAGCGGCTGGTCGACGCCACGGTCGTGCCGGGCGCGGGCAGCAGGGCTGCGGGGGCAGCCGGCGTCGTCGGCCCGCCTGGTGCCGGCGCGGCCGGCGTCGTCGCCTCCTTCGCGGACGGGACCACCGCCGAGGGCGACCTGCTGATCGGGGCCGACGGCCTGCACTCCCGCACCCGGGCGATCCTCGACCCGGCCTGCCCGCCGCCGCGCTACACCGGCCTGCTGAACACGGGCGGCTACGCCTCGGGCGTGACCGTGGACGGCCCCCGGGGCGTGTTCACGATGACGTTCGGCAAGCGGGCCTTCTTCGCCTACGCGAACCGCGGGCCGGGCGACGTCTGGTGGTTCGCGAACGTGCCGCGGGCCCGCGAGGCGAGCGCCGACGAGCTCGCCGCCTGGACGCCGGAGCGCTGGCGCGCCGAGCTGGAGCGCCTGTTCGCCGACGACGCCGGGCCCGCGCTGGAGCTGATCGCCGCGACGCCGCAGGTCATCGGCCCGTGGAACACGCTCGACCTGCCCCGGGTGCCGGTCTGGCACCGCGGGCCGATCGGGCTGGTCGGCGACGCGGCGCACGGCATCTCGCCGACGTCGGGCCAGGGGGCCTCGCTCGCGATCGAGGACGGCGTGCTGCTCGCGCGGTTCCTGCGGGACCACCGCGACCCCGCGGAGGCGTTCGCGGCCTTCGAGGAGTTGCGGCGAGGTCGGGTCGAGCGGCTGATCGCGCAGGCGAAGCGCACCTCGAACCAGAAGATCCCCAACCCGCTGACCCGGGTGCTGCGCGACCGGGTCATCCTGCCGCTGGTGAGCCGAGCCGCCGCCCGCAGCACGCGCGACTGGGTCACGGACTACCGCATCGACTGGAACACCCCGACCACCCCAACCCCCACCCCTCGTTGA